The following coding sequences lie in one Apium graveolens cultivar Ventura chromosome 1, ASM990537v1, whole genome shotgun sequence genomic window:
- the LOC141708386 gene encoding ABC transporter G family member 15-like yields the protein MEIEVARSNVTPDLEKGKVVYKGDETEAAYLVWEDLTVVLPNFTSNGATKRLLSGLTGCARPGRIMAVMGPSGSGKSTLLDSLAGRLSGNVIMTGNVVLNGRNKSLDYGFVSYVKQEDMLLGTLSVKETISYSAHLRLPECLSKEEVNTIVEETISEMGLEDCKNRLIGNWHLRGISGGEKKRVSIALEILTHPSLLFLDEPTTGLDSASAFFVIQTLKNIACDGRTVISSIHQPSSEVFAMFDDLFLLSGGETVYFGEAKMALEFFADAGFPCPSKRNPSDHFLRCINSDFDAVNETLRGSKRITGQDFLKCGDSLENLLCADIKEKLVKNYKSKYSARTKSNIREILSIEGLSEGLKCGSRAGWLKQLITLTNRSFVNMSRDMGYYWLRIFIYIALSFCVGTVFFDVGTNYRAILARGACGGYITGFMTIMSIGGFPSFIEEMKIFGRERLNGHYGVGVFTVSNFLASFPFLAVMSLGSATITYNMVGFQPGFTHFLYAFLDLFMAIAVVESYMMIVASLVPNFLMGIIAGAGLIGIMMMDAGFFRLMPDLPVLFWQYPISYINYMAWALQGAFKNDMIGLEFEPSEPGEPKLKGENILKSMLGVSLKHSKWWDLAVVVGMLILCRLLFFAILKFKESVLPMLRKLYANNRIEHLHKRASFRKTQTFPSLRHQALHSLSSQEGLNSPLH from the exons ATGGAGATCGAGGTAGCAAGAAGCAATGTTACACCTGATCTTGAAAAGGGTAAGGTTGTGTATAAAGGTGATGAAACAGAAGCTGCATACTTAGTGTGGGAAGATCTGACCGTGGTGCTTCCAAACTTTACTAGTAATGGAGCTACCAAAAGGTTGCTCAGTGGGCTTACCGGATGTGCCCGACCAGGTAGGATCATGGCTGTTATGGGCCCTTCTGGATCAGGCAAATCGACCCTTCTTGATTCTTTAGCAG GTAGACTTTCAGGAAATGTTATCATGACAGGCAATGTTGTTCTTAATGGGAGAAATAAGAGTCTTGATTATGGTTTTGTT TCGTACGTTAAGCAAGAAGATATGCTTTTAGGCACACTTTCAGTAAAAGAAACTATTAGCTATTCTGCACACCTGAGGTTGCCTGAATGCCTAAGTAAAGAAGAAGTGAATACGATTGTTGAAGAAACAATCTCGGAAATGGGACTTGAAGATTGCAAAAATCGACTTATAGGAAACTGGCATTTGAGAGGTATAAGTGGAGGAGAAAAGAAGAGGGTTAGCATTGCACTTGAAATCTTGACACACCCTAGTCTCTTGTTTCTTGATGAACCAACAACTGGCCTCGACAGTGCATCAGCTTTCTTCGTGATTCAAACTCTTAAAAATATTGCTTGTGATGGACGTACTGTTATTTCTTCTATTCACCAACCAAGTAGTGAAGTTTTTGCAATGTTTGATGATCTTTTCCTGTTATCTGGTGGTGAAACTGTCTACTTTGGAGAAGCAAAGATGGCTCTAGAG TTTTTTGCAGATGCAGGATTCCCCTGTCCTAGTAAAAGAAATCCTTCTGATCACTTTCTTAGGTGTATCAATTCAGATTTTGATGCTGTTAATGAAACTTTGAGGGGGTCCAAGAGAATAACA GGACAAGATTTTCTCAAGTGCGGTGATTCTTTGGAAAATCTGCTCTGTGCCGATATCAAAGAGAAGCTTGTCAAGAACTACAAATCCAAGTATTCTGCAAGAACTAAATCTAATATTAGAGAAATCTTATCAATT GAGGGACTTTCAGAAGGATTAAAATGTGGGAGCAGGGCAGGGTGGTTAAAGCAACTAATAACACTGACCAATAGATCATTTGTAAACATGTCTCGAGACATGGGATATTACTGGCTCCGAATATTTATCTATATAGCCTTATCTTTCTGTGTTGGCACTGTCTTCTTCGACGTTGGAACCAATTATCGTGCAATATTGGCTCGTGGAGCTTGTGGTGGTTACATTACTGGCTTCATGACAATCATGTCCATCGGAGGCTTCCCTTCTTTTATCGAAGAAATGAAG ATTTTTGGAAGGGAGAGATTGAATGGACATTATGGAGTTGGAGTATTTACAGTTTCAAACTTTTTGGCATCGTTTCCGTTCTTGGCTGTGATGTCACTTGGTTCAGCAACGATCACGTATAACATGGTTGGATTTCAACCAGGATTCACTCACTTTCTGTATGCATTTCTTGATCTATTTATGGCCATTGCTGTTGTTGAGAGTTACATGATGATTGTGGCTTCATTGGTGCCTAATTTCTTGATGGGTATTATAGCTGGTGCTGGACTTATA GGAATCATGATGATGGATGCAGGATTCTTCAGGCTCATGCCTGATCTTCCTGTTCTTTTCTGGCAGTACCCAATCTCGTATATCAATTACATGGCATGGGCATTACAG GGTGCATTCAAGAATGATATGATTGGCCTCGAGTTTGAGCCTAGTGAGCCAGGTGAACCGAAGCTGAAGGGCGAAAACATCCTCAAATCAATGCTGGGCGTATCTTTAAAACACTCGAAATGGTGGGATCTAGCAGTTGTTGTAGGAATGCTGATACTCTGCAGGCTTCTCTTCTTTGCCATTCTCAAATTTAAAGAAAGTGTTCTTCCCATGTTACGAAAGCTTTATGCTAACAATAGAATTGAACATCTCCACAAGAGGGCTTCATTTAGGAAAACGCAGACTTTTCCTTCACTGAGGCATCAAGCTTTACATTCTTTATCTTCTCAGGAGGGTCTTAACTCTCCACTTCACTGA